The following proteins are co-located in the Nitrospirota bacterium genome:
- a CDS encoding RCC1 repeat-containing protein: MRKRWFNLFMGMFVLLFACLWIAGCTEEIGSMGMKHKHDHDSADETEIVAIAGGSSHSLELKSDGTVWAWGGNQYGQLGDGTTIDSPAPIQVSGLTDVTAIAAGYLHSVALKTDGTVWTWGSNEKGQLGVTTSETCFSYLPCSTTPIQVSGLTDVIAIAAGWSSTIVLKTDGTMWEINGIDQLEPVLTDVTAISAGDRRTNALTTDGTVWTWGGIYTNSPQLASITDVAAIAAGYSHTLALKTDGTVWAWGRNNFGELGDGTTDDSYTPVQVSDLTDVDAIASGWGFSLALKPDGTVWAWGANGAGMLGVTTTEVCSSGGDRSYSSIYCSTIPVQVSGLTAVAAIAAGYSHTLALKTDGTVWAWGSNSNNQLGAVASDTCGAQDDISCSFTPIPVREGKVTGTYSVGGSVSGLTDTLVLQNNDGDDLTITANGPFTFATELTDLDIYDITVLTQPFDQKCSVASGRINAADVTDIQIKCVDILKDVVAIAAGGRHSIALKTDGTVWAWGSNRVGQLGDGTTTSSTSPVEVTGIENIAVIAAGGSHSIALKTDGTVWAWGYNKYGQLGDGTTIDSPVPIQISALTDVVDIATGGIGASNTFALKDDGTLWAWGGNLYGQLGNGTTTYITTTPVQVSGLTDIVDISVGGSHVVALKKDGTVWAWGNNRDGQLGLTTTETCTYSTPCSTTPIEVIGITDVAAIFAGRGTTFALKTDGTLWRWGWGNNTPVEMTDLTDVTAISQGGRSALYIVVLKTDSTVWVWGSNVFGQLGNGTSSISSSIPVEVRDLADITAISAGYGHTLALNIDGTVWAWGKNDFGQLGVETTEKCHKTYDCSAIPAQVLVTP; the protein is encoded by the coding sequence ATGAGAAAAAGATGGTTTAATTTGTTTATGGGTATGTTTGTTCTTCTTTTTGCCTGTTTGTGGATTGCCGGCTGCACTGAAGAGATAGGGTCAATGGGTATGAAACACAAGCATGATCATGACAGCGCGGATGAGACGGAGATAGTTGCCATTGCCGGCGGAAGTTCCCATAGCCTTGAGCTCAAATCAGACGGCACGGTGTGGGCGTGGGGAGGTAACCAATACGGCCAGCTTGGCGACGGGACAACGATAGACAGCCCGGCTCCGATACAGGTAAGCGGCCTTACGGACGTAACCGCCATCGCGGCCGGATATCTCCATTCCGTTGCACTTAAAACCGACGGCACGGTCTGGACGTGGGGATCTAACGAAAAAGGCCAACTGGGTGTCACGACATCTGAGACATGCTTCTCCTATTTGCCTTGCTCCACCACTCCGATACAGGTAAGCGGACTTACGGACGTAATCGCCATCGCGGCTGGCTGGTCCTCTACCATAGTGCTTAAAACCGATGGGACGATGTGGGAAATTAATGGAATTGATCAGCTGGAACCTGTGCTTACGGATGTAACCGCCATCTCGGCCGGAGATCGTCGTACCAACGCTCTTACAACCGACGGCACAGTGTGGACATGGGGAGGTATCTACACTAACAGTCCCCAGCTGGCCAGCATTACTGACGTCGCAGCCATTGCGGCCGGATATTCCCATACCCTCGCGCTTAAAACCGACGGCACGGTGTGGGCATGGGGACGTAATAATTTCGGAGAATTGGGAGACGGGACGACAGATGACAGCTACACGCCTGTACAGGTAAGCGACCTCACGGACGTTGATGCCATCGCGTCCGGATGGGGATTCTCCCTTGCGCTTAAACCCGATGGTACGGTGTGGGCGTGGGGAGCTAACGGTGCAGGCATGTTGGGGGTAACAACGACTGAAGTTTGTTCATCAGGCGGCGACCGCTCTTATTCCTCTATTTACTGTTCCACCATACCTGTGCAGGTGAGCGGACTTACTGCCGTTGCCGCCATCGCTGCCGGATATTCCCATACCCTCGCGCTTAAAACCGATGGCACAGTGTGGGCATGGGGAAGTAACAGTAACAACCAATTAGGAGCAGTGGCATCTGATACATGTGGTGCTCAGGATGATATATCTTGCAGTTTCACGCCTATACCGGTACGGGAAGGCAAAGTAACCGGCACCTATAGCGTTGGCGGCAGTGTGAGTGGTCTTACCGATACGCTGGTACTGCAAAACAACGACGGAGACGATCTCACGATCACGGCAAACGGTCCGTTCACTTTCGCTACAGAGCTTACGGACCTGGACATTTACGATATAACAGTTTTAACTCAACCATTCGACCAGAAATGCAGCGTTGCCAGTGGGAGGATTAACGCCGCAGACGTAACGGACATACAGATTAAATGCGTAGACATATTGAAGGACGTTGTTGCCATCGCTGCCGGAGGGCGCCATTCCATTGCGCTTAAAACCGACGGCACGGTGTGGGCATGGGGATCTAACCGTGTTGGTCAGCTGGGAGACGGAACTACGACAAGTAGTACCAGCCCGGTAGAGGTAACCGGCATAGAAAATATTGCTGTTATCGCTGCCGGAGGGAGCCATTCCATTGCGCTTAAAACCGACGGCACGGTGTGGGCGTGGGGATATAACAAATACGGCCAGCTGGGAGACGGAACGACGATAGACAGCCCAGTCCCGATACAGATAAGTGCCCTTACAGACGTTGTCGACATTGCTACAGGAGGCATAGGTGCTTCGAATACCTTCGCGCTTAAAGACGATGGTACGCTTTGGGCATGGGGAGGAAACCTCTATGGCCAGCTGGGAAATGGGACGACAACATATATCACCACCACTCCGGTGCAGGTAAGCGGCCTTACGGACATTGTCGACATCTCAGTAGGAGGAAGCCATGTCGTGGCGCTTAAAAAGGATGGCACGGTGTGGGCATGGGGAAATAATAGAGACGGTCAGCTGGGCCTAACAACGACTGAAACATGCACCTATTCTACTCCTTGCAGCACTACTCCAATAGAAGTAATCGGCATCACGGACGTTGCCGCCATTTTTGCAGGAAGAGGCACTACCTTCGCGCTTAAAACCGATGGCACACTCTGGAGATGGGGATGGGGGAATAATACACCAGTGGAAATGACCGATTTAACGGATGTCACTGCTATTTCGCAAGGAGGAAGATCGGCGCTATATATTGTCGTGCTGAAAACCGACAGTACGGTGTGGGTCTGGGGAAGTAACGTTTTCGGCCAACTGGGAAATGGAACCTCAAGCATTAGTAGCAGCATCCCGGTAGAAGTAAGAGATCTTGCAGACATAACCGCCATCTCGGCCGGATATGGTCATACCCTCGCGCTTAACATCGATGGCACGGTGTGGGCGTGGGGAAAAAATGATTTCGGACAGTTGGGGGTTGAAACAACCGAAAAATGCCACAAGACGTACGATTGTAGCGCAATACCTGCACAGGTGTTGGTGACTCCGTAA